In a single window of the Antedon mediterranea chromosome 1, ecAntMedi1.1, whole genome shotgun sequence genome:
- the LOC140052581 gene encoding uncharacterized protein encodes MLATYGVYTVDEMDNIAWSKRAYTLNELLNSYKFPLIVQVVRGHYGSEDTDSLGMGQIVRIHRKQTQKRVIAVEERRGRRISIPRDYSIPFELVPVRRETRPRTLDEILCDHVLPVKVQFSRHMKLEYHVDNQVMIDEDFGTMVIEEIYDEPYLQGNAINFSVLDNDIIDITAYLRLEFTIAEGLLGDDTRNLFKTMCDDLDSVVEEKIDYNQDTGNQHIAVYYQRKDTKNFNVRSTIPDRTLTIHVCDPNSVETFADVHSPEIRREIPHLETIIDGTWSQNHGNDEFKFREYIPKHFTSPRPSYMQDNIVFMSESKLQSGNFESKPWNGSSGSASVVSTTSSASSVASTSNIDKVSYKKSGKRNSIPSSFRAHCKEDVAEDVDSPSLGNINTDFERQMEDDKYPGLFRSSNLMKVSTGAFRVDTRSKERNEGVFTPGIEYDVNEKGKKVKIKKKKDKIKKDKKEKRISKIQDIPRSLEALNVNQVIDMLTLIKLGSYSPTVAIEGIDGAKLKTMKVAEYETKLGMSPQDANRLATFCLNTF; translated from the exons ATGCTGGCCACATACGGTGTCTATACGGTTGATGAAATGGACAACATAGCCTGGTCGAAGAGAGCCTATACGCTCAACGAATTGCTTAATTCGTATAAGTTTCCCCTTATCGTACAGGTAGTGAGGGGACACTATGGATCTGAAGATACTGACTCGCTTGGAATGGGACAG atTGTACGGATACATAGAAAACAAACTCAAAAAAGAGTAATAGCAGTTGAAGAACGAAGAGGTCGACGTATAAGTATACCACGTGATTACAGCATCCCGTTTGAACTCGTACCTGTCAGACGAG AAACTAGACCACGCACACTAGACGAAATATTATGTGATCATGTACTCCCGGTCAAAGTTCAGTTTTCCAGACACATGAAGTTAGAATATCATGTTGACAATCAGGTAATGATCGATGAAGATTTTGGAACAATGGTAATTGAGGAAATCTACGACGAACCATATCTACAAGGAAATGCTATTAACTTCA GTGTTCTTGACAATGATATAATAGACATTACAGCGTATCTTAGATTAGAGTTCACTATTGCAGAGGGTCTGTTAGGAGATGACACACGGAACTTGTTCAAAACGATGTGTGATGATCTTGACTCCGTTGTTGAGGAAAAAATCGATTATAATCAAGATACAGGAAATCAAC ATATCGCAGTGTATTACCAAAGAAAAGACACCAAAAACTTTAACGTCAGAAGTACAATACCTGATAGGACATTGACAATCCACGTTTGTGACCCCAACTCTGTCGAAACATTCGCCGACGTTCACTCTCCAGAAATCAGAAGAGAAATTCCACATTTAGAAACAATTATTGATGGTACTTGGTCACAGAATCATGGAAATGATGAATTTAAATTCCGTGAATATATTCCAAAACATTTTACCAGCCCTAGACCTTCTTATATGCAAGATAACATTGTGTTCATGTCTGAATCAAAGTTGCAATCAGGCAACTTTGAAAGTAAACCGTGGAATGGCAGTTCTGGTTCTGCATCTGTTGTTTCTACAACATCATCTGCGTCATCGGTGGCTTCAACATCTAACATTGACAAAGTTTCTTACAAGAAGTCTGGCAAACGAAATAGCATACCAAGCAGTTTCAGAGCTCATTGTAAAGAAGATGTGGCAGAAGATGTTGATTCTCCAAGCTTAGGAAATATCAATACTGATTTTGAACGCCAAATGGAAGACGATAAATATCCAGGTCTTTTTAGAAGCTCAAATTTAATGAAAGTTAGTACAGGAGCTTTTCGAGTGGATACAAGAAGCAAAGAAAGGAatgaaggtgttttcacacccGGTATTGAATATGACGTCAATGAAAAGGGGAAGAAagtgaaaattaaaaagaaGAAAGACAAAATCAAAAAAGACAAGAAAGAAAAACGAATATCGAAAATCCAGGACATTCCACGATCGTTAGAGGCGTTAAATGTAAACCAAGTTATTGATATGCTGACGCTTATCAAATTAGGCTCATATTCACCAACCGTCGCTATCGAAGGAATCGATGGAGCAAAACTGAAGACTATGAAAGTGGCTGAATACGAGACTAAGCTTGGTATGAGCCCTCAAGATGCAAATAGATTGGCAACTTTCTGTCTCaacacattttga
- the LOC140052645 gene encoding translation initiation factor eIF2B subunit delta-like, with the protein MADVAEKPKHTSTSEKKSKKSKKEKKPKDKHNVPHEPKTTSAAPAAEGESEVPQKSKSELKAERRAKQEAQRAAKAKKAGEGSTTKTPPEGVSQKAPPRVSADHQLDDPKVLKRRNKRFEKQKIPQRVEHQKKVSLFSHLDQYERQMPLTKALGFGSCEIHPAIIKLGLQYAEGIICGSNARCIALMNTFKRVIQDYSTPDDKELSRDLESRIKPYISFLNQCRPKSVSMGNAIKNLKMQITHIPSDMSDTKAKEELYTFIDKYLNEKIFLAGEVIKNYAITKIKDGDVILVYGCSSLLRKVLCDAHNSDKKFRVVVVDSRPKMEGREGLRRLVNHGICCSYILINALSYMMPEVTKVFLGAHALLANGYVMSRVGSSHVAMVAKSYNVPVLVCCETYKFCERAQTDSFVANELGDPEDLTNAEKPKKYLSDWRNIDSLTLLNLIYDVTPPDFVDIVITEIGMVPCTSVPVVLRMKSAVEG; encoded by the exons ATGGCTGATGTAGCAGAAAAACCTAAGCACACCTCAACCAGTGAAAAGAAAAGTAAGAAGtcgaaaaaagaaaaaaagccTAAAGATAAGCATAATGTACCTCATGAACCCAAGACAACGTCAGCTGCACCAGCAGCAGAGGGGGAAAGTGAAGTTCCACAGAAGAGCAAATCTGAGCTGAAAGCTGAGAGAAGAGCTAAACAG GAGGCCCAAAGAGCAGCTAAAGCAAAGAAAGCCGGTGAAGGCAGCACAACCAAAACACCACCTGAAG GAGTTTCTCAAAAAGCGCCACCTAGAGTGTCAGCGGATCACCAATTAGATGACCCTAAAGTATTGAAGAGAAGAAACAAGAGGTTTGAGAAGCAAAAG ATTCCTCAACGTGTTGAGCATCAGAAGAAAGTAAGCCTGTTTTCACACCTGGATCAATATGAGCGGCAGATGCCATTAACAAAAGCTCTTGGCTTCGGATCTTGTGAAATTCACCCTGCTATCATCAAGCTTGGCTTGCAGTATGCTGAAGGCATAATCTGTGGTTCAAATGCAAG ATGTATTGCATTAATGAACACATTTAAGAGAGTCATTCAAGACTACAGCACACCAGATGATAAAGAATTATCTAGAGACCTAGAAAGCAGAATTAAGCCATACATAAG ctTCCTCAATCAATGTCGGCCAAAGTCAGTGAGTATGGGTAACGCCATAAAAAACCTAAAAATGCAGATCACACACATACCATCTGACATGTCGGATACAAAG GCAAAGGAAGAACTGTATACATTTATAGATAAATATCTAAATGAGAAAATCTTCCTAGCTGGAGAGGTGATCAAGAATTATGCCATCACTAAGATCAAAGATGGAGATGTTATTCTAGTTTATGGCTG CTCGTCTTTGCTACGAAAAGTTCTTTGTGATGCCCATAATTCAGACAAGAAGTTCAGAGTAGTTGTCGTTGATAGTCGACCAAAAATGGAAGGCCGTGAAGGCTTACGAAGACTAGTCAACCATGGCATTTGTTGCAGCTATATCCTTATTAATGCTTTATCTTATATGATGCCTGAG GTTACAAAGGTGTTCTTAGGAGCCCACGCCCTTCTTGCCAATGGCTATGTGATGTCACGTGTCGGTTCATCTCATGTAGCTATGGTCGCTAAAAGCTATAATGTTCCTGTGTTGGTTTGCTGTGAGACGTATAAATTCTGTGAGCGTGCTCAGACGGATAGCTTTGTTGCAAACGAACTTG GTGACCCTGAAGACTTGACAAATGCAGAGAAACCAAAAAAATATCTAAGTGATTGGCGTAATATAGACTCTTTGACTCTACTTAATCTAATATATGACGTCACCCCACCTGATTTTGTTGATATAGTGATTACCGAGATAGGCATGGTGCCATGTACTTCTGTACCAGTTGTGCTACGTATGAAAAGTGCAGTGGAAGGATAA